Genomic window (Saccharothrix australiensis):
CGCGAGCATGGCGCTCCAGATCCGCGCGACGCTGGGCCTCGACCCGTGGGACGTGCTGCACGAGGGCCTGACCAAGCGCACCGGCCTGAGCTTCGGCGTCGTCACCATCCTCGTCGGCGCGCTCGTCCTGCTGTGCTGGGCGCCCCTGCGGCAGCGCCCCGGCGTCGGCACGGTCTGCAACGTCCTCCTGATCGGCGTCGCGGTCGACGTCACGCTCGCCGTCCTCCCCGCGCCGGCGGAACTGCTGCCGCGCACCCTGTTCCTGGTCGCGGGCATCGTCCTGAACGGACTGGCCGCCGCCGTCTACATCGGAGCGCGGCTCGGCCCCGGCCCGCGCGACGGCCTGACGACCGGGTTCTGCGCGCGGACCGGGGCCTCGCTGCGCCTGGTCCGGACCGCGGTGGAGCTGGCGGTGCTGGCCGTCGGCTGGTCGCTGGGCGGCACGATCGGCGTCGGCACCGTCCTGTACGCCCTGGCCATCGGCCCCCTGACGCAGGCGTTCCTGCCCCTGGTCACCTGGAGTTCGCGACCCGCCGCCTGACCTCGGTGTAGTGCACGCCGCGCGCCGCCAGCACCTCGGCCACGGACCCCCGCCCGGCCAGCAGCGCCAGGACCAGGTGCTCCCGCCTGAGCTTCCGGTGGCCGAGGTCGCGCGCCTCGACCAGGCCGCGGGTCAGCACCTTCTTCGCCGCCGGGTGGAACGGCGTCCCGAACAGCCTGCGC
Coding sequences:
- a CDS encoding YczE/YyaS/YitT family protein, with amino-acid sequence MLAALHQVPVSVAPARRLTQLVAGLWLYGASMALQIRATLGLDPWDVLHEGLTKRTGLSFGVVTILVGALVLLCWAPLRQRPGVGTVCNVLLIGVAVDVTLAVLPAPAELLPRTLFLVAGIVLNGLAAAVYIGARLGPGPRDGLTTGFCARTGASLRLVRTAVELAVLAVGWSLGGTIGVGTVLYALAIGPLTQAFLPLVTWSSRPAA